In the genome of Streptomyces globosus, one region contains:
- the rpmH gene encoding 50S ribosomal protein L34: MSKRTFQPNNRRRAKTHGFRLRMRTRAGRAILANRRSKGRSALSA, translated from the coding sequence GTGAGCAAGCGCACCTTCCAGCCGAACAACCGCCGCCGCGCCAAGACCCACGGCTTCCGCCTGCGGATGCGTACGCGTGCCGGCCGCGCCATCCTGGCGAACCGCCGCAGCAAGGGCCGCTCTGCCCTCTCCGCGTAA